The following are from one region of the Biomphalaria glabrata chromosome 4, xgBioGlab47.1, whole genome shotgun sequence genome:
- the LOC106054091 gene encoding neuroglian-like — translation MSSARTLFTPIRRSSMYAAHIALTLVLTLAWQCCLGFSFNGSTQKEERMTDVAAQEGDTAKFLCPITTLARNLGKNQITVYWTFGGRRIEIDPDMEEEGHYASKAFEGRQVLVINKIRTDDEGEYGCVVSVSDWTGKAVGKLTVLRAPDPPHDVRVISCYGNTAELSWQPGKSNGAEIQQFVLQYTLKEKPDTWFDFYDEVSGDKNTSYVEIPPYGTYMFRVLARNAVGVSRPSTVTSRDCTTPPDRPDRNPINVLTKTDKKGFLVIEWEPLPRLLFHGPGFCYMVLWRRKGSLAWNSAVVNGTFASRYEHEVDEIYGLFEVQVKSKNDMGEAHQPAFIYLGRSFEAEPQVIISGFQQDPSRPFSANTAYFKWEHVDPEDKRMHGKFRGYKLLYWKWNDSENNKKHVFIPDTFPSLEPGSQFKAALSDLPAYSTFHVQVVVVNTHYHGPPSDTVQVFTPEGLPDAVQGLFAVTVTSDSVTLRWLPPDRPNGLILGYDIGYQIVTGNNLGPMVKAKSSSMTPTSLQARVDNLKPNVRYRFSIVGRTQAGKGDVAYIDVRTTNRTISAETSGSTLFRAHNDKPSAFDSSPENSSWSSRCRSYLPLVYFSALLVFHNIVDIL, via the exons GCTCTACCCAGAAGGAAGAGAGAATGACGGATGTAGCTGCCCAGGAAGGGGATACTGCAAAGTTCCTGTGTCCCATCACCACACTGGCCAGGAACCTTGGTAAGAACCAGATCACAGTATACTGGACGTTTGGAGGACGTCGCATTGAGATTGACCCAGATATGGAGGAAGAGGGTCATTACGCCTCCAAAGCCTTTGAGGGCCGTCAGGTCCTGGTGATAAACAAGATCAGGACCGACGACGAGGGGGAGTACGGCTGCGTGGTGTCGGTCAGCGACTGGACTGGTAAAGCCGTAGGGAAACTGACAGTGTTAA GAGCTCCAGATCCGCCACACGACGTGCGCGTCATCAGTTGCTACGGCAACACCGCGGAGCTGTCATGGCAGCCTGGAAAATCCAATGGCGCAGAGATTCAGCAGTTCGTGTTGCAATACACTCTGAAGGAGAAGCCGGACACCTGGTTCGACTTTTACGATGAGGTTAGCGGGGACAAGAACACCTCCTACGTGGAAATACCGCCTTACGGAACGTACATGTTCCGCGTCCTGGCCCGAAATGCAGTTGGAGTCAGCCGGCCCAGCACAGTGACGTCCAGGGATTGCACCACACCGCCGGACAGGCCGGACAGAAATCCCATCAATGTACTCACCAAGACAGATAAAAAAGGTTTTCTTGTGATAGAATGGGAG CCTCTTCCCAGATTACTTTTCCACGGCCCTGGCTTTTGTTACATGGTGTTGTGGAGGCGGAAAGGTAGTCTGGCCTGGAACTCAGCTGTGGTCAATGGCACATTTGCTTCCAGGTACGAACATGAGGTAGACGAAATATATGGACTTTTTGAAGTGCAG GTGAAGTCAAAAAATGACATGGGTGAGGCACACCAGCCGGCATTTATTTATCTGGGCCGCAGCTTTGAAGCAG AACCCCAAGTTATCATTAGTGGATTTCAACAGGATCCAAGCCGGCCTTTCTCAGCCAACACAGCTTATTTCAAATGGGAACATGTTGATCCGGAAGACAAAAGAATGCATGGAAAATTTAGGGGCTACAAG CTTCTATACTGGAAGTGGAACGACAGTGAGAACAATAAAAAGCATGTCTTCATACCTGATACATTTCCTTCCTTGGAACCAGGGTCACAGTTCAAGGCTGCACTCTCTGATCTTCCCGCGTATTCCACCTTTCACGTGCAGGTTGTGGTAGTCAACACTCACTATCACGGGCCCCCGAGTGACACAGTTCAAGTCTTCACCCCAGAGGGAT TGCCTGATGCCGTGCAAGGCCTTTTCGCAGTCACCGTGACATCAGACAGTGTCACATTAAGATGGCTCCCTCCCGATAGACCTAATGGGCTGATTCTCGGATATGACATTGGATATCAAATAG TGACAGGAAACAATTTAGGACCCATGGTCAAGGCTAAGTCCTCCTCTATGACACCTACGTCATTGCAAGCCAGAGTAGATAATCTCAAACCCAATGTGCGGTATAGATTTAGTATTGTTGGCAGAACTCAGGCAGGTAAAGGGGATGTGGCCTATATTGATGTCCGGACAACCAATCGCACCATTTCTGCAG AAACAAGTGGCAGCACGCTGTTTAGGGCTCACAATGACAAGCCCAGTGCTTTCGATTCAAGTCCAGAGAACTCAAGCTGGAGCAGCAGATGTAGGAGTTACTTGCCGCTAGTCTATTTCTCAGCACTTCTGGTCTTCCACAACATTGTAGACATATTGTGA